The Miscanthus floridulus cultivar M001 chromosome 17, ASM1932011v1, whole genome shotgun sequence genome has a window encoding:
- the LOC136515845 gene encoding uncharacterized protein, with translation MYFDGALNISGAGAGILFITPTKDKLRYVLRIHFPASNNAAEYEACLHGLRIVVELGVKRLMVYGDSMLVINQLNKDWSYSSEKMDAYCAEIRKLEGKFYGIEYHHVVRDQNQPADHLSKIGSSHATVPPRVFVQDLLVPSIKEETEVEEVPPAEQLVLAVPLPVADWREQFIKYLTNSKVPADTADTKRLIRRSKHYVLVDGNLMRKSAKEGVLQKCIPQDEGVKLLHEIHSGSCGNHAASRNLVGKAFRASLYWPTAISDVEDLVWHCEGCQFFAKQIHVPAQELQNIPASWPFAC, from the coding sequence atgtattttgacggcgcccttaacatcagtGGTGCCGgcgcgggcattctgttcattacgccgaccaaagaTAAGCTCCGCTATGTCCTTcggatacactttccggcctccaacaacgccgcggaatacgaagcatgtctccatggtctacgAATAGTTGTCGAGCTTGGCGTCAAACGACTTATGGTGTACGGGGACTCCatgctggttatcaaccagctcaacaaagattggtcctattctagtgagaagatggacgcatactgcgccgaaatcaggaagcttgaagggaagttctacggtatcgagtaccaccatgtggtacgagatcaaaatcaaccaGCCGACCACCTCTCAAAAATAGGTTCGTCTCACGCCACGGTTCCGCCGAGGGTCTTCGTGCAAgatctcctggtgccatccattaaagaagaaacggaagttgaggaggttccccctgccgagcagttggtacttgcggtgcctttgccggtcgccgattggagggagcagttcatcaagtacctcaccaactcTAAAGTACCCGCTGACACGGCCGACACCAAACGCCTAATCcgccgaagtaagcactacgtgttggtagacggtaacttgatgaggaagagtgccaaggaaggggTATTGCAGAAGTGCATCCCTCAAGACGAAGGAGTGAAGCTGCTTCACGAAATTcattctggttcctgtggcaatcacgcggcctcgagaaacctagttggcaaagctttccgagctagcctctactggcccacggccatctccgacgtagaagacctcgtctggcactgtgaaggatgtcagttctttgccaaacAAATACACGTACCAGCACAGGAACTACAGAacatcccagcttcttggccttttgcatgctag